A genomic stretch from Spongiibacter nanhainus includes:
- a CDS encoding urea amidolyase associated protein UAAP1 translates to MVSDHMETYHTEIAPGGHWSLELRRGTQLTLTDLTGSGNAGMLFYNPRNPLERYNAPDTLKCQHTFKLTRGHCLYSDMGRIFASVTADDSGWHDTVCGNANAENVAGKWGRRDYQRDRNDWHQNGYDAFLVELAKYGLSGADMAANINWFSKVVTDADGNMALDDSASKPGSSVTLRFEMDTLVLIHACPHPLKQADAYPRCPIGVTLSKAEPMSDDDICLNHCDENRRGFANNALYHLGA, encoded by the coding sequence ATGGTTAGTGATCACATGGAAACTTATCACACTGAAATCGCTCCGGGCGGGCACTGGTCCCTGGAGTTGCGCCGGGGAACGCAGCTTACCCTGACCGACCTTACTGGCTCAGGCAATGCCGGGATGCTGTTCTACAACCCCCGCAATCCACTGGAGCGCTACAACGCCCCGGATACACTGAAATGCCAGCATACCTTCAAACTCACCCGGGGCCACTGCCTGTATTCGGATATGGGGCGGATATTCGCCTCGGTCACTGCCGATGATAGCGGTTGGCACGATACCGTTTGCGGCAATGCCAATGCCGAGAATGTGGCCGGCAAATGGGGGCGGCGAGATTACCAGCGCGATCGCAACGACTGGCATCAAAACGGCTACGACGCCTTTCTGGTGGAACTGGCCAAGTATGGCCTCAGCGGCGCCGATATGGCGGCCAACATAAACTGGTTTAGCAAGGTGGTCACCGACGCCGATGGCAATATGGCACTGGACGACAGTGCCAGCAAGCCGGGAAGCAGCGTTACCCTGCGCTTTGAAATGGACACGCTGGTGCTTATCCACGCCTGCCCCCATCCCCTGAAGCAAGCTGACGCTTACCCCCGTTGCCCGATTGGCGTCACTCTGAGCAAAGCCGAGCCCATGAGCGATGACGATATTTGCCTTAACCACTGCGACGAAAATCGTCGTGGCTTTGCCAACAACGCCTTGTACCACTTAGGGGCCTGA
- a CDS encoding ABC transporter ATP-binding protein, whose amino-acid sequence MIEIEHIWKRYGDNVILENISATVKEGEFITLVGASGCGKSTFLRMLLGTESPSQGEIKIDGKPIPDEPDAERGVVFQQYSVFPHLTVLENVAIARAFEKTRLGFLFGAAKKAARDEAAALLDIVGLSHMRDRYPDELSGGMRQRLAIAQALILKPRILLLDEPFGALDPGIRADMHDLVLDLWRKHKLTVFMVTHDLKEGFHLGTRLWVFDKLRVDPQSPNAYGAGITYDLPVGETGDELLKEIDESLSMTSTEELTHG is encoded by the coding sequence ATGATTGAGATCGAGCATATCTGGAAGCGTTACGGCGATAACGTGATCCTGGAAAATATCTCTGCCACTGTGAAGGAAGGCGAGTTTATTACCCTGGTGGGAGCGTCCGGTTGCGGTAAAAGCACCTTTCTGCGCATGTTGCTGGGCACCGAGTCTCCCAGCCAGGGTGAGATAAAAATCGATGGCAAGCCGATCCCGGATGAGCCCGATGCCGAGCGCGGTGTGGTATTCCAGCAGTATTCGGTATTTCCCCATCTTACTGTGTTGGAAAATGTCGCCATCGCCAGAGCTTTCGAGAAAACCCGCCTTGGCTTTCTGTTCGGCGCCGCAAAGAAAGCCGCCCGCGATGAGGCCGCCGCACTGTTGGATATTGTTGGCCTCAGTCACATGCGCGACCGCTACCCAGATGAACTTTCCGGCGGGATGCGCCAGCGTCTGGCCATTGCCCAGGCCTTGATTCTCAAACCCCGCATCTTGTTGCTGGACGAGCCCTTTGGTGCCCTGGATCCCGGCATCCGTGCCGATATGCACGACTTGGTACTGGATCTGTGGCGCAAGCACAAACTCACGGTGTTTATGGTGACCCACGACCTTAAAGAAGGCTTCCACTTGGGAACACGGCTTTGGGTATTTGACAAACTCAGAGTCGATCCGCAGAGCCCCAATGCCTATGGCGCCGGCATTACCTACGACTTGCCGGTGGGGGAAACCGGCGACGAGTTGTTAAAAGAAATAGATGAAAGTCTGTCGATGACATCGACGGAGGAACTGACACATGGTTAG
- a CDS encoding ABC transporter permease produces the protein MKRLINQSPNRVWRIGLALLPFALLLMLYISASEARLAENSYDKLLPSFQQMGDAMYRLAFEPSKRTGEYLFWQDTGSSLQRLGIGMLIAASLGMAFGLMTGALPLVGATFSPLLTVISLVPPMALLPILFIVFGLGELSKVALIAIGVTPFIARDIQKRALEIPREQLVKAQTLGANSGQIIVRVLIPQLMPRLIDAVRLSLGTAWLFLIAAEAIASTDGLGYRVFLVRRYLSMDVILPYVAWITLLAFVIDYALVKISRFAFPWHAQQEGK, from the coding sequence ATGAAACGTCTGATTAACCAGTCCCCCAACCGCGTGTGGCGCATCGGTTTGGCTCTGCTGCCCTTTGCCCTGCTGTTGATGCTGTATATTTCAGCATCTGAAGCGCGGCTGGCGGAAAACAGTTACGACAAGCTACTGCCTAGCTTTCAGCAAATGGGTGACGCCATGTATCGCCTGGCCTTTGAGCCCAGCAAGCGCACTGGCGAATACCTGTTTTGGCAAGATACTGGCAGCAGCCTGCAACGGCTGGGAATCGGCATGTTAATCGCTGCGTCTTTAGGGATGGCGTTTGGGTTAATGACTGGCGCACTGCCATTGGTGGGCGCGACATTTTCTCCGCTGCTTACAGTGATCTCCCTGGTGCCACCCATGGCACTGCTGCCGATTCTGTTTATTGTTTTTGGTCTGGGCGAGTTGTCGAAAGTGGCTTTGATCGCCATAGGTGTCACGCCTTTTATCGCCCGTGATATTCAGAAGCGGGCGCTGGAAATCCCCCGGGAACAATTGGTCAAGGCCCAGACCCTGGGCGCCAACTCCGGACAAATCATTGTGCGAGTGCTGATCCCCCAATTGATGCCGCGTCTCATCGATGCCGTTAGGTTGTCGCTGGGCACCGCCTGGCTGTTCCTGATTGCGGCGGAGGCCATCGCCTCCACCGATGGTCTCGGTTACCGAGTCTTCCTGGTACGACGTTATCTGTCGATGGACGTTATTCTGCCTTATGTGGCCTGGATAACACTGCTGGCCTTTGTTATCGACTATGCGCTGGTCAAAATCAGCCGTTTTGCCTTCCCCTGGCACGCGCAGCAGGAGGGCAAGTAA
- a CDS encoding urea amidolyase associated protein UAAP2: MIKESQLNASDAIARDVVDAGDYYLKKVCAGQTVRILDLEGNQAADTLFYSADNPSERYSATDTIREQGNVYLTAGSVLRSNENRPMLEIVADTCGRHDTLGGACATESNTVRYDLEKRCMHACRDSWMLAIAEHPEYGLSKRDITHNINFFMNVPITEEGGLTFADGISAPGKYVELKALMDVLVLVSNCPQLNNPCNAYNPTPIEMIVWD, from the coding sequence ATGATTAAAGAAAGCCAACTAAACGCCAGCGATGCCATCGCCAGAGACGTGGTCGACGCTGGCGACTACTACTTGAAAAAAGTGTGTGCCGGACAGACCGTCCGCATCCTCGATCTGGAAGGCAACCAAGCCGCCGATACCCTGTTCTACAGCGCCGATAATCCCAGTGAGCGGTATAGCGCCACCGATACCATCCGCGAGCAGGGCAACGTCTACCTCACCGCCGGCAGCGTACTGCGCAGCAATGAAAACCGGCCCATGCTGGAAATCGTTGCCGATACCTGCGGTCGTCACGACACTCTGGGCGGCGCCTGCGCCACCGAAAGCAACACCGTGCGCTACGACCTGGAAAAACGCTGCATGCATGCCTGTCGGGATAGTTGGATGCTGGCGATCGCTGAGCACCCTGAATACGGGCTCAGTAAGCGGGACATCACCCACAACATCAACTTTTTTATGAATGTGCCCATTACCGAAGAAGGGGGACTGACCTTTGCCGACGGTATTTCGGCGCCGGGTAAGTATGTGGAGTTAAAGGCCTTGATGGATGTGTTGGTGTTGGTGTCCAACTGCCCGCAGTTGAACAATCCTTGTAATGCTTACAATCCAACGCCAATTGAGATGATTGTTTGGGATTGA
- the uca gene encoding urea carboxylase: protein MFSKVLIANRGAIATRIIRTLQKLGVQAVAVYAEADARSLHVRQADEAYSLGEGGAADSYLNSQKILEIAKASGAGAIHPGYGFLSENADFVRTCEAAGIAFIGPTPEQMEAFGLKHRAREIAEQVGVPLPPGTGLLTSVEEALAAAQGIGYPVMLKSTAGGGGIGMQVCESDAQLREGFDKVKTLGSNNFSDDGVFLEKFVARARHIEVQVFGDGEGTVVSLGERDCSAQRRNQKVVEESPAPNLSDEVRQTLHRRAEDLLSAVKYRNAGTVEFIYDQDSEAFYFLEVNTRLQVEHGVTEMVWGVDLVEWMVQLAAGELPSLTNLKSELSPSGHAVQVRVYAEDPYRQFQPCAGLLSRVDFPAAIDRGRLRIDHWLDSGLEVSPFFDPMLAKVIVHADSRDSAIDGVKQALNESEIYGIVTNLDYLVGLLDDSHLRAGTLTTRYLNDLAYRPARIDVLQAGTQTTIQDYPGRRGYWDVGVPPSGAFDNYSFRLCNQLLGNSPGVAGLEITLQGPTLQFSCETKIVIGGAVLPAELDGEPLALWRPVCVKAGQTLRLGRIQSGARAYLTVAGGIHCPDYLGSKSTFTLGQFGGHNGRALRVGDALAISEFAQPLQTKPDSDLPLPDIGGQWQLRVIYGPHGAPDFFTDKDIETFFSADWEVHYNSSRTGIRLIGPKPQWARKSGGEAGMHPSNIHDNAYAFGTVDFTGDMPVILGPDGPSLGGFVCPATVITADLWKLGQLRAGDKLRFVPVSMDEAVAAEGHQQQCIASLSGPAETPTQIQPLASPIVQRLSADDYGDEILYRVAGDQFLLVEYGPLELDIRLRFRAHALMQHLEANPIPGIEEMTPGIRSLQIHYDAQQLALAQLLAELKRIEGALCGQLNQLSVPSRTVYLPLSWDDEACRQAIAKYEQSVRPGAPWCPSNLEFIRRINGLDSIDAVKEIVFDASYLVMGLGDVYLGAPVATPVDPRHRLVTTKYNPARTWTAENSVGIGGSYLCIYGMEGPGGYQFVGRTLQMWNRYRRTAAFSKPYLLRFFDQVKFFEVSQEELLQIRQDFPLGQYDIKIEQGEFSLADYDALLADNREAIAQHTQRREQAFSEELARWHADGQFHYQAPEVTQSTEEVALSEGELPVDSSVAGSVWKWLVKEGDTVVAGQTLLLLESMKMEIAIAAPEGGRVKSCLLREGAGVAAGQMVAIVEASA, encoded by the coding sequence ATGTTTAGCAAAGTTCTCATTGCCAACCGCGGTGCCATCGCCACCCGGATTATCCGTACCCTCCAAAAGCTCGGCGTGCAGGCGGTGGCGGTTTACGCCGAAGCCGATGCCCGCAGTCTTCATGTCCGCCAGGCTGACGAGGCCTATTCTTTGGGAGAGGGGGGCGCTGCCGACTCCTACCTCAATAGTCAGAAAATCCTCGAGATCGCCAAGGCGTCTGGCGCCGGTGCTATTCACCCCGGTTACGGTTTTCTCAGTGAGAACGCCGATTTTGTCCGTACCTGTGAAGCTGCCGGCATCGCTTTTATCGGGCCGACACCCGAGCAGATGGAGGCTTTTGGTCTAAAACACCGGGCCAGGGAAATCGCTGAGCAGGTGGGCGTGCCTCTGCCACCGGGAACGGGATTGCTGACCAGTGTTGAAGAGGCGCTGGCCGCCGCTCAGGGCATCGGTTATCCAGTAATGCTTAAGAGCACCGCTGGCGGTGGTGGTATCGGCATGCAAGTGTGCGAGAGCGATGCGCAACTGCGTGAGGGCTTCGACAAGGTTAAAACCCTGGGCAGCAATAATTTTTCCGATGACGGTGTGTTTCTAGAAAAGTTCGTTGCCCGGGCGCGGCACATCGAGGTGCAGGTGTTTGGCGATGGCGAGGGCACGGTGGTCTCCCTGGGTGAACGGGACTGCAGTGCTCAGCGCCGCAACCAAAAGGTGGTGGAAGAAAGCCCGGCGCCTAACTTATCCGATGAAGTGCGCCAGACCCTCCATCGCCGCGCCGAAGACTTGCTGTCGGCGGTGAAGTATCGCAACGCCGGCACCGTCGAGTTTATCTATGACCAAGACAGCGAGGCCTTTTACTTTCTCGAGGTGAACACCCGTTTGCAGGTAGAACACGGCGTTACCGAAATGGTGTGGGGTGTGGACCTGGTGGAATGGATGGTGCAACTGGCGGCAGGTGAGCTGCCGTCTTTAACAAATTTAAAATCCGAGCTGTCACCTTCCGGCCATGCCGTACAGGTGCGGGTTTACGCAGAGGATCCATATCGCCAGTTTCAGCCCTGTGCCGGTCTGCTCAGCCGGGTGGATTTCCCAGCGGCCATTGACAGGGGGCGGTTGCGCATTGATCACTGGCTGGACAGCGGGCTGGAGGTCTCACCGTTTTTCGACCCCATGCTGGCCAAGGTGATAGTCCACGCAGATAGTCGCGACAGTGCTATCGACGGGGTAAAGCAGGCGCTAAATGAGAGTGAGATCTATGGCATCGTCACTAACCTCGACTACCTGGTTGGTTTGCTGGATGACAGCCATTTACGCGCTGGCACCTTAACCACGCGCTACCTGAACGATCTGGCCTATCGGCCCGCTCGTATCGATGTGCTTCAAGCCGGTACACAAACCACTATCCAGGATTATCCAGGACGCCGTGGCTACTGGGATGTTGGTGTGCCGCCATCGGGGGCCTTTGACAATTATTCCTTCCGACTCTGTAACCAGCTGCTGGGCAATAGTCCCGGTGTGGCGGGGCTGGAAATCACCCTTCAGGGTCCAACGTTGCAGTTTAGTTGCGAAACAAAGATTGTGATTGGTGGTGCGGTTTTGCCAGCTGAGCTGGACGGAGAGCCACTGGCATTGTGGCGGCCCGTTTGCGTTAAGGCAGGGCAAACTCTGCGGTTGGGGCGTATCCAAAGCGGTGCCAGGGCTTATCTTACAGTAGCAGGGGGAATTCACTGCCCGGATTATCTGGGGTCCAAGTCCACCTTTACTTTGGGCCAGTTCGGCGGTCACAACGGTCGCGCCCTACGGGTAGGTGATGCCTTGGCGATCTCAGAATTTGCCCAACCGTTGCAGACCAAGCCCGACTCAGACTTGCCGCTGCCGGATATCGGTGGGCAATGGCAGCTGAGGGTGATTTACGGCCCCCACGGCGCGCCGGACTTTTTTACCGACAAGGATATCGAGACCTTTTTCTCTGCCGATTGGGAAGTGCACTACAACTCCAGCCGCACCGGCATTCGCCTGATCGGTCCCAAGCCACAATGGGCGCGAAAAAGCGGTGGCGAAGCCGGCATGCACCCCAGCAATATTCACGACAATGCCTATGCGTTTGGCACCGTGGATTTTACCGGTGATATGCCAGTGATATTGGGTCCCGACGGTCCTTCCTTGGGGGGCTTTGTGTGCCCGGCCACGGTGATCACTGCCGACCTTTGGAAGCTGGGGCAACTCCGGGCCGGAGATAAATTGCGTTTTGTTCCGGTATCGATGGATGAGGCGGTGGCTGCCGAAGGGCACCAGCAGCAGTGTATCGCTTCGCTGTCTGGCCCTGCTGAGACACCGACTCAAATTCAGCCCTTGGCCTCGCCAATCGTGCAGCGCTTGTCTGCGGACGATTACGGTGACGAGATTCTCTACCGTGTCGCCGGCGATCAATTTTTGTTGGTGGAATACGGACCACTGGAATTAGATATTCGGCTGCGTTTTCGCGCCCACGCTTTGATGCAGCACCTGGAGGCAAACCCGATACCCGGTATTGAAGAAATGACACCGGGAATTCGCTCACTGCAGATTCACTACGACGCGCAACAGTTGGCCCTGGCTCAGCTACTGGCCGAGCTTAAACGTATAGAAGGGGCGTTGTGCGGGCAGTTAAATCAGTTGTCCGTTCCCTCCCGGACGGTGTACCTGCCCTTGAGCTGGGATGATGAAGCCTGCCGCCAGGCCATTGCCAAGTACGAGCAGTCGGTGCGGCCGGGTGCCCCCTGGTGCCCCAGTAACTTGGAGTTTATTCGTCGTATCAACGGCCTGGACAGCATCGATGCGGTTAAGGAGATTGTCTTCGATGCTTCATATCTGGTGATGGGCTTGGGCGACGTTTATCTGGGGGCGCCGGTAGCTACGCCGGTGGACCCCCGCCATCGTTTGGTGACCACCAAGTACAACCCGGCCCGTACCTGGACTGCGGAAAACTCCGTCGGTATCGGCGGCTCTTACCTGTGTATCTATGGCATGGAGGGGCCGGGGGGCTACCAATTCGTCGGTCGTACCCTGCAAATGTGGAATCGCTACCGCCGCACCGCGGCCTTCAGTAAACCTTACCTACTGCGTTTCTTCGATCAGGTGAAATTCTTTGAGGTGAGCCAGGAGGAGCTACTGCAGATTCGCCAGGATTTTCCGTTGGGTCAATACGATATAAAAATCGAACAAGGCGAGTTTTCATTGGCGGACTACGACGCCTTGCTGGCGGATAACCGCGAGGCCATTGCCCAGCACACCCAGCGTCGGGAGCAGGCCTTTAGCGAGGAGCTGGCGCGCTGGCACGCCGATGGACAGTTCCACTACCAAGCGCCGGAGGTGACTCAGTCCACCGAGGAGGTGGCGTTATCCGAAGGCGAGCTACCCGTGGATAGCTCGGTGGCGGGTAGCGTCTGGAAATGGTTGGTGAAAGAGGGAGACACCGTTGTGGCCGGACAAACGCTGTTATTGCTGGAGTCGATGAAGATGGAAATCGCTATTGCCGCCCCGGAGGGTGGTCGAGTGAAAAGTTGCTTATTGAGAGAGGGCGCCGGCGTGGCGGCAGGGCAGATGGTGGCGATTGTGGAGGCCTCAGCATGA
- a CDS encoding putative urea ABC transporter substrate-binding protein: MKRLAALLLTLTVSSFTHAADSFKVCWSIYVGWMPWGYGAEQKIVDKWAKKYGIEIDVVQINDYIESINQYTAGGFDACTMTNMDALTIPAAGGVDSTALVVGDFSNGNDGVVLKAYDDLKDIKGQTVNLVELSVSHYLLARGLESVGMSEADVKVVNTSDADMVAVFPTAGVTSVVTWNPLLSEILEMPGANKVFDSSDIPGEIIDLLVINTETLKANPKLGKALTGAWYEIMATMSDSGKKGIAARTAMGVASGTDLAGYEAQLASTEMFYDPADAVKFTNSAQLKETMKNVAEFSFAHGLLGEGAPDAGFIGIETPAGVFGNPGNIKFRFDPSYMQMAADGEL, translated from the coding sequence ATGAAGCGATTGGCCGCTTTACTACTCACCCTGACAGTTTCGTCATTTACTCATGCTGCAGACAGCTTCAAAGTCTGTTGGTCCATCTATGTCGGTTGGATGCCCTGGGGCTACGGCGCCGAGCAAAAAATCGTCGACAAGTGGGCTAAAAAATACGGCATTGAGATCGACGTCGTACAAATCAACGACTATATCGAATCCATTAACCAGTACACGGCTGGTGGCTTTGACGCCTGCACCATGACCAACATGGATGCATTGACCATTCCCGCTGCGGGTGGGGTTGATAGTACCGCATTGGTGGTTGGGGACTTTTCCAACGGCAATGACGGCGTGGTCCTCAAAGCCTACGATGACCTTAAAGACATCAAAGGCCAAACCGTTAATCTGGTTGAACTGAGCGTGTCCCACTACTTACTGGCTCGTGGCTTGGAAAGTGTGGGCATGAGCGAGGCCGATGTGAAAGTAGTGAATACCTCTGACGCCGATATGGTGGCGGTATTCCCCACCGCTGGTGTGACCTCAGTGGTGACCTGGAATCCTCTGCTCAGTGAAATCCTGGAAATGCCCGGCGCCAACAAGGTGTTCGATTCCTCCGATATCCCCGGTGAAATCATCGACCTGTTGGTGATCAACACCGAGACGCTGAAAGCCAATCCCAAACTGGGTAAGGCCCTGACCGGCGCCTGGTATGAGATCATGGCCACCATGAGCGACAGCGGCAAAAAAGGCATCGCTGCCCGCACCGCAATGGGTGTGGCTTCCGGCACTGATTTGGCTGGCTATGAAGCGCAATTGGCCAGCACTGAGATGTTTTACGATCCCGCCGACGCAGTGAAATTCACCAACAGTGCCCAGCTCAAAGAGACTATGAAGAATGTGGCGGAGTTCTCTTTTGCCCACGGCTTGTTGGGTGAAGGTGCGCCGGATGCGGGCTTTATCGGTATTGAAACCCCGGCGGGTGTGTTCGGTAACCCCGGCAATATCAAGTTCCGCTTTGATCCCAGCTATATGCAGATGGCCGCCGACGGCGAATTGTAA
- the atzF gene encoding allophanate hydrolase translates to MNLTLTALQTGYRDGSLTVRQLVDTIQQRCEQTSDYNIWIHRLSQAELEPYLQHLEDVAPDSLPLYGVPFAIKDNIDLAGIPTTAACEAARHIPEQSAFVVNKLIEAGAIPIGKTNLDQFATGLVGTRSNWGACKNSHDPEMISGGSSSGSAVSVALGLVTFSLGTDTAGSGRVPACLNNLVGVKPSIGLLSATGMMPACRTLDCMTIFALHSDDAHAVLTIAEGDDPADAYSRPNPFANSPRHYGHQNGPLKLAVMKQEQLEFFGHEGYAQCYQQSLAQIADSGIELVEVDMAAFIEAARLLYEGPWVAERYLATQPYIDQQPEALLDVTRTIIGGGAAPSARDAFSAQYRLKALRKQAQAVLDSADALLTPTTPRPYRIDEVQADPIRLNSHMGHYTNYMNLFDLAGVAVPTGFTDAGFPFGLTLVGEAFSDRRLLSIANRLQQLFQLPLGAKQAEYQALAAKPSGGDLRIDVVVCGAHLEGQPLNWQLTERGGRLKSKTLSAAQYKLYALAGGPPFRPAMVVANEGGTAIEVEVWSLPSSEFGSFTAGIPAPLGIGKVMLEDGSQCSGFICEAAGLAGATDISHYGGWRAYLADRQK, encoded by the coding sequence ATGAACTTAACACTGACGGCATTGCAAACGGGCTACCGCGACGGCAGTTTAACTGTCCGCCAACTGGTCGATACAATCCAGCAGCGCTGCGAGCAAACAAGTGATTACAATATCTGGATTCACCGGCTAAGCCAGGCTGAGCTTGAGCCCTATTTACAGCACTTGGAGGACGTAGCGCCGGACAGCTTACCCCTTTACGGCGTGCCCTTTGCTATCAAGGACAATATCGATTTAGCGGGTATACCAACGACAGCAGCCTGCGAAGCGGCTCGACACATACCCGAGCAGTCGGCTTTTGTGGTGAATAAACTGATTGAAGCCGGCGCTATTCCTATCGGTAAAACCAACCTCGATCAGTTCGCTACCGGCTTGGTAGGTACCCGCTCAAACTGGGGAGCCTGTAAAAATAGCCACGATCCGGAAATGATTAGCGGTGGATCCAGTTCGGGATCCGCAGTGTCTGTGGCCCTCGGTCTGGTGACCTTTTCCCTGGGTACCGATACCGCCGGCTCCGGCCGGGTGCCAGCCTGTCTCAATAACCTGGTGGGAGTCAAACCCAGTATCGGTTTGCTGTCAGCCACCGGCATGATGCCGGCCTGTCGCACACTGGATTGCATGACTATTTTTGCTTTGCACAGTGACGATGCCCACGCGGTGCTTACCATAGCCGAAGGTGACGATCCCGCCGATGCCTACAGCCGCCCCAATCCTTTTGCCAATTCACCCAGGCATTACGGCCATCAAAACGGTCCCCTTAAACTGGCTGTTATGAAACAGGAGCAGCTGGAGTTCTTTGGTCATGAAGGCTATGCCCAGTGCTACCAACAGAGCCTGGCGCAGATCGCTGATAGCGGTATAGAGCTGGTTGAAGTGGACATGGCCGCCTTTATTGAAGCCGCCAGACTACTCTACGAAGGGCCGTGGGTGGCGGAACGCTACCTGGCTACCCAGCCCTATATCGATCAACAACCCGAGGCCCTGCTGGACGTCACCCGGACCATTATCGGTGGCGGAGCCGCTCCCAGTGCCCGCGATGCCTTTAGCGCCCAGTACCGCCTCAAAGCGCTGCGCAAGCAGGCTCAAGCCGTACTGGACAGTGCCGATGCGCTTCTGACCCCCACCACGCCGCGGCCCTACCGCATTGACGAGGTGCAGGCCGATCCGATTCGCCTCAATAGCCATATGGGGCACTACACCAACTATATGAATTTGTTCGATTTGGCTGGGGTGGCAGTGCCCACTGGCTTTACCGACGCCGGTTTTCCCTTCGGCCTGACTTTGGTGGGTGAAGCCTTTAGCGACCGGCGTTTGCTGTCTATCGCCAACCGCCTGCAACAACTGTTTCAGCTGCCGCTGGGCGCAAAGCAAGCCGAGTATCAAGCCCTGGCTGCCAAGCCCAGTGGCGGCGACCTCCGTATAGACGTGGTGGTGTGTGGCGCCCATTTAGAGGGGCAGCCCTTAAACTGGCAGCTCACTGAACGGGGTGGTCGCCTGAAAAGTAAAACTTTATCGGCTGCGCAGTACAAACTCTATGCTCTGGCGGGAGGGCCGCCATTTCGCCCCGCGATGGTAGTGGCGAACGAGGGCGGCACTGCTATTGAGGTGGAGGTCTGGTCCTTGCCCTCCTCCGAGTTTGGAAGTTTCACGGCGGGTATCCCTGCACCATTAGGTATCGGCAAAGTGATGCTAGAGGATGGCAGTCAGTGCAGCGGTTTTATATGCGAAGCTGCGGGGCTGGCGGGCGCCACTGACATTAGTCACTACGGGGGGTGGCGGGCCTACCTGGCGGATCGGCAAAAATAG
- a CDS encoding CPXCG motif-containing cysteine-rich protein: MNLESIRQRCPYCGEVIELLVDPSAGLQRYTEDCEVCCRPMVVCVEGGNEWSDDGLDSGGAAVTVLSEDEAGGL; the protein is encoded by the coding sequence ATGAATCTGGAGTCGATAAGGCAGCGCTGTCCCTACTGTGGTGAAGTGATTGAGCTGTTGGTGGACCCCTCAGCGGGGCTTCAGCGCTACACTGAGGATTGTGAGGTGTGCTGTCGCCCAATGGTGGTGTGCGTTGAGGGGGGAAATGAGTGGTCCGATGACGGGCTTGACAGCGGTGGTGCCGCGGTAACGGTGTTGTCTGAAGACGAGGCCGGTGGTCTGTAG